One segment of Acidianus sp. HS-5 DNA contains the following:
- the hemB gene encoding porphobilinogen synthase encodes MASFPTVRPRRLRKSKLIRDMIAETSLTEKNLILPIFVKEGIPKEEEIKSMPGVYRYPPNDKLVKFVESSYDNGIKNAILFGIPKYKDDIASSAYDKNGVIQASVRLLKETFGDKLILITDECTDEYTSHGHCGIVKYNSKGEYFVDNDESLKIHAKIALSQAEAGADVIAPSSMMDGVVGAIRKTLDENGYADTLIMSYSVKYASTFYSPFRDAAYSKPAFGDRKSYQMDPRNAYEALKEARLDIEEGADMLMVKPAHTYLDVIRLVKDNFPDYPLAAYHVSGEYSMIKAAALNGWIDERIAVLEITTAIKRAGADLILTYYANDIARWLKEGLPF; translated from the coding sequence ATGGCAAGCTTTCCGACGGTAAGACCAAGGAGATTGAGGAAAAGCAAGTTAATAAGAGATATGATAGCAGAAACCAGCCTAACTGAAAAAAATCTAATTTTACCTATATTCGTGAAAGAAGGAATTCCTAAAGAAGAAGAAATAAAGAGCATGCCTGGAGTATATCGTTATCCTCCAAATGATAAGTTAGTAAAATTCGTTGAAAGTAGTTACGATAATGGAATAAAGAATGCGATACTTTTCGGAATTCCTAAATATAAGGATGATATCGCATCTTCTGCTTACGATAAAAACGGAGTAATACAAGCCAGCGTTAGACTTCTAAAAGAAACTTTTGGGGATAAATTAATACTAATAACTGATGAGTGCACAGATGAATATACTTCTCACGGTCATTGTGGAATAGTAAAGTATAACAGCAAAGGAGAATATTTTGTAGACAACGACGAAAGCTTAAAAATACACGCTAAAATTGCTCTTTCTCAGGCAGAGGCAGGAGCAGATGTTATAGCTCCTTCAAGTATGATGGACGGAGTTGTAGGAGCTATTAGAAAAACCTTAGATGAGAACGGCTATGCTGATACTCTAATCATGTCTTATAGCGTAAAATATGCTTCAACTTTCTATTCGCCATTTAGAGATGCTGCATACTCAAAACCCGCATTCGGAGATAGAAAATCTTACCAGATGGATCCTAGAAATGCTTACGAAGCATTAAAGGAGGCAAGACTTGACATAGAAGAAGGAGCAGACATGCTAATGGTAAAACCTGCGCATACTTACCTTGACGTGATAAGATTGGTTAAAGATAATTTTCCAGACTATCCTTTAGCGGCATATCATGTAAGCGGAGAGTATTCAATGATTAAGGCAGCAGCATTAAATGGATGGATAGATGAAAGAATAGCAGTGTTAGAAATAACTACCGCAATTAAGAGAGCAGGTGCAGATTTAATACTCACATATTATGCTAATGATATTGCAAGATGGCTTAAGGAGGGGTTACCGTTTTGA
- a CDS encoding glutamyl-tRNA reductase, with protein sequence MSILNEIEEKYFAIIYTYKTIGFDNLSSHYLRENEISLIHNIIGAQMAIIQTCNRIEIYLYSEDSNTPTKLLNFLDQVHGKKISTDATVLSGTKAIEHLFEVASGIDSMAIGEYEILSQVKLSLENAKKLNMIGKELEILFNRAIKTGRRVRQLTSISKGKVGLYSIAIELAKTRVDLKSASIAVIGAGQIGSRLISMLNSEGAKNVIVLNRTIERAKELAEKYGYSYSSLDFSKLENFDVIFSAIFYPRILKIDNKFIIDLSSPPIFQGNNVYTLKNLQQISEEIRKKRMSELSKAKEIIEEGMRDFAIDYENLKYDIIASQIMKSIEEIRQNEVKRALKELNGDNAEEVLNAMTKSMIKKMFYPLLSKIKEAVRNNETNYINLIMELFNDGKLSDGKTKEIEEKQVNKRYDSRNQPN encoded by the coding sequence ATGAGTATACTAAATGAAATTGAAGAAAAATATTTTGCAATAATATATACATATAAGACAATAGGATTTGATAACCTATCCTCGCATTACCTTAGAGAGAACGAAATATCCCTAATTCATAATATTATAGGCGCACAAATGGCAATAATACAAACTTGCAATAGAATAGAAATTTACTTATATTCTGAGGACTCAAATACACCTACAAAACTGTTAAATTTCCTAGATCAAGTGCACGGCAAGAAAATAAGCACTGACGCAACAGTCCTTTCTGGAACTAAGGCTATAGAGCACCTCTTTGAAGTTGCTTCAGGAATAGATTCAATGGCTATAGGAGAATATGAAATATTAAGCCAGGTAAAACTTTCATTAGAAAACGCAAAAAAATTAAACATGATAGGAAAGGAGCTAGAAATCTTATTTAATAGAGCAATAAAGACCGGAAGAAGAGTAAGACAACTAACTAGTATATCTAAAGGAAAAGTAGGCTTGTATTCTATTGCAATAGAATTAGCTAAGACTAGAGTAGATCTAAAGTCTGCGAGTATAGCTGTAATAGGCGCAGGACAAATAGGGAGTAGATTAATATCAATGCTAAATTCTGAAGGAGCAAAAAACGTAATAGTTTTGAATAGAACAATAGAAAGAGCTAAAGAACTTGCAGAAAAATATGGTTATTCCTACTCTAGCCTTGACTTCTCAAAACTTGAGAATTTTGATGTAATATTCTCGGCAATATTTTATCCTAGAATTCTAAAAATTGATAACAAGTTCATTATTGATTTATCGTCACCACCGATCTTTCAAGGTAACAATGTATATACTCTAAAGAATTTACAACAGATATCTGAAGAAATAAGGAAAAAGAGAATGAGTGAACTAAGTAAGGCAAAAGAAATTATAGAAGAAGGAATGAGAGACTTTGCTATAGATTATGAGAATTTAAAGTATGATATAATTGCATCACAAATAATGAAAAGTATAGAAGAAATTAGGCAAAATGAAGTAAAGAGAGCATTAAAAGAACTTAATGGAGATAATGCTGAGGAAGTTCTTAACGCTATGACTAAATCAATGATAAAGAAAATGTTTTATCCATTGTTATCTAAAATTAAAGAAGCTGTAAGAAATAATGAGACAAACTACATTAACTTGATAATGGAATTATTTAATGATGGCAAGCTTTCCGACGGTAAGACCAAGGAGATTGAGGAAAAGCAAGTTAATAAGAGATATGATAGCAGAAACCAGCCTAACTGA